In Spodoptera frugiperda isolate SF20-4 chromosome 12, AGI-APGP_CSIRO_Sfru_2.0, whole genome shotgun sequence, a single window of DNA contains:
- the LOC118262498 gene encoding ras-related GTP-binding protein A, translating to MKKKVLLMGKSGSGKTSMRSIIFANYIARDTRRLGATIDVEHSHVRFLGNLVLNLWDCGGQEAFMENYFASQRDNIFRNVEVLIYVFDVESREMEKDMHYYQSCLEAILQNSPEARIFCLVHKMDLVPEEQREEIFKEREEDLKRLSKPLECTCFRTSIWDETLYKAWSSIVYKLIPNVKALESSLKQFAEIVDADEVLLFERATFLVVSHCQQRAHRDAHRFEKVSNIVKQFKLSCSKLAAQFQSMEVRNSVFAAFIDGFTSNTYVMVEMSDPKIPSEATLINIRNARKHFEKLEKVSSSAPSQYQ from the exons ATGAAGAAAAAG GTTCTGTTAATGGGCAAGAGTGGCTCAGGGAAGACGAGTATGAGGTCTATCATATTTGCGAACTATATCGCCAGGGATACGAGAAGATTAGGTGCTACGA ttGACGTAGAGCACTCTCATGTCCGTTTCCTCGGCAACTTGGTGCTCAACCTTTGGGACTGCGGAGGACAGGAAGCGTTCATGGAGAACTACTTCGCCTCACAAAGAGATAACATCTTCAGGAATGTTGAAGTACTCATTTATGTATTTGACGTGGAAAGCAGAGAAATGGAGAAAGACATGCATTACTACCAGTCCTGTTTGGAAGCTATTTTACag AACTCTCCAGAAGCACGGATATTCTGCCTGGTGCACAAAATGGACTTGGTACCGGAGGAGCAGCGCGAGGAGATCTTCAAGGAGAGGGAGGAGGACCTGAAGAGGCTCTCCAAGCCTCTCGAGTGCACCTGCTTCAGAACTAGTATATGGGATGAAACTTTGTACAA AGCGTGGTCGAGCATAGTCTACAAGTTAATACCCAACGTGAAAGCGTTGGAGTCGTCACTCAAACAGTTTGCGGAAATTGTGGACGCGGATGAG GTGCTACTATTCGAGCGTGCGACGTTCCTAGTAGTGTCGCACTGCCAGCAGCGCGCCCACCGCGACGCGCACCGCTTCGAGAAGGTGTCCAACATCGTCAAGCAGTTCAAGCTGTCCTGCTCCAAACTGGCGGCCCAGTTCCAGAGCATGGAG GTACGCAACAGCGTGTTCGCAGCGTTCATAGACGGGTTCACAAGCAACACGTACGTCATGGTGGAGATGTCAGACCCCAAGATACCCTCGGAAGCGACCCTCATCAACATCAGGAACGCGCGCAAACACTTCGAGAAACTAGAGAAAGTCTCGTCAAGTGCCCCCAGCCAGTACCAATGA
- the LOC118262497 gene encoding protein HBS1, with product MARHRDFRNRTFSDDYDDDDVYGHSVEEDSCMSPSDAAQWIYDRSRNQQIQFLQNHNNIQEETEEDLADTSFSSQERRESIDLRSLNLDEEDEAKLMSCLDELRNVIGEAVADNILIQTVIKHNFDFSKSLDDILNRKTKEPEVPKPELVKPVVLIDPVKAPVITTVENTPKVVATNLEPKTVGVVKGFKVGQDGSSSSQPQTPRDQSPCTERLSKTEQVDEIKSTPKVKENKVDANALYVNERGSDKDHLYIVVIGHVDAGKSTLMGRLLCEMGEVSQKTLHKYEQESKKIGKQSFMYAWVLDETGEERVRGITMDVGRAQFETKTKRVIILDAPGHADFIPNMITGAGQADVALLVVDATRGEFESGFDLGGQTREHALLVRSLGVSQLAVAVNKLDTSNWSQERFNEITKKLKTFLKQAGFKDSDVTYVPCSGLTGENLVKSPTEAELLKWYNGPCLLDVIDKFNVPERPVSKPLRLSINDVYKGTGSGFCVAGRIENGVINKGDKVLVCPTKEMAEVRNISINEMPSNVAFAGDQVSVTLTGVDMQNVSVGYVLSDPIQQVPVTTRFEARIVVFNVKVPITKGFPVLIHHQSLVESANIVKLKALLNKSTGELVKKKPRCLGNNCVAVVEVEVCRPICVERYKDVKELGRVMLRVAGTTIAAGLVTDIVNT from the coding sequence ATGGCTCGTCACCGTGACTTTCGAAACAGGACTTTCTCAGACGACTACGACGACGACGATGTTTATGGACACTCGGTGGAAGAAGATAGTTGTATGTCGCCAAGCGACGCAGCACAGTGGATATACGACCGCAGCCGTAACCAGCAGATTCAGTTCTTGCAGAACCATAATAACATCCAAGAAGAGACTGAAGAAGACTTGGCAGACACAAGTTTCTCTTCACAGGAGCGACGTGAATCCATTGACTTACGAAGCCTAAACCTCGATGAAGAAGACGAAGCCAAGCTTATGTCTTGCTTAGATGAACTTAGAAATGTTATCGGTGAAGCCGTTGCAGACAACATTCTCATACAAACTGTAATTAAGCACAATTTTGATTTCAGTAAGTCCCTTGATGACATATTGAATAGAAAAACTAAGGAACCTGAGGTTCCTAAACCAGAACTTGTGAAACCTGTAGTCCTCATAGATCCTGTAAAAGCTCCAGTTATAACCACTGTAGAGAATACTCCAAAAGTTGTAGCAACTAATTTAGAACCAAAGACTGTTGGTGTTGTTAAGGGATTCAAAGTTGGACAAGATGGCAGCTCTAGCAGTCAACCTCAGACACCTAGAGACCAATCACCTTGCACAGAGAGGTTATCAAAGACTGAACAAGTTGATGAGATTAAATCAACACCCaaggtaaaagaaaataaagtagatGCCAATgcattgtatgtaaatgagagAGGATCAGATAAGGACCACCTGTACATAGTAGTAATAGGCCATGTTGATGCTGGCAAGTCTACTCTGATGGGCAGACTGTTGTGTGAAATGGGAGAAGTTAGTCAAAAAACTCTGCACAAATATGAacaagaaagtaagaaaattgGCAAACAGAGCTTCATGTATGCTTGGGTGTTAGACGAAACTGGAGAAGAAAGAGTAAGAGGCATCACTATGGATGTAGGAAGAGCTCAGTTTGAAACAAAGACAAAAAGAGTTATAATACTAGATGCACCTGGTCATGCAGACTTTATTCCCAATATGATAACAGGTGCTGGTCAAGCAGATGTTGCTTTACTAGTGGTGGATGCCACTAGGGGAGAATTTGAGTCAGGCTTCGACTTGGGAGGTCAGACGAGGGAGCATGCTCTACTAGTGCGGTCACTTGGAGTAAGTCAACTTGCTGTAGCTGTTAACAAATTAGACACATCCAATTGGTCTCAAGAAAGATTCAATGAGATCACTAAGAAACTAAAAACATTCTTGAAACAAGCTGGCTTCAAAGACTCTGATGTCACTTATGTACCATGTTCGGGATTGACAGGGGAGAACTTGGTGAAGTCCCCAACAGAAGCTGAGTTACTAAAATGGTACAATGGACCTTGCCTGTTAGATGTTATTGATAAATTCAATGTTCCTGAGCGACCTGTGTCAAAACCTTTGCGCTTATCTATAAATGATGTGTATAAAGGTACTGGTTCTGGCTTCTGTGTGGCAGGCCGCATAGAGAATGGTGTAATCAACAAAGGAGACAAAGTTCTAGTGTGCCCCACTAAGGAAATGGCTGAAGTTAGGAATATAAGCATTAATGAAATGCCAAGCAATGTTGCTTTTGCTGGAGACCAAGTCAGTGTGACATTGACTGGAGTGGACATGCAGAATGTTTCTGTGGGATATGTATTGAGTGATCCTATTCAGCAAGTTCCTGTCACCACAAGGTTTGAAGCCAGAATTGTAGTTTTTAATGTGaaagtacctattacaaaaGGATTTCCGGTACTCATTCATCATCAATCACTGGTTGAGTCTgcaaatattgtgaaattgaaGGCGTTATTGAACAAAAGTACTGGAGAGTTGGTAAAGAAGAAGCCTCGCTGTTTGGGTAACAACTGTGTGGCTGTTGTTGAGGTAGAGGTGTGTCGGCCGATCTGTGTGGAGCGGTACAAGGATGTGAAGGAGTTGGGACGCGTGATGCTCCGCGTCGCTGGTACTACGATAGCTGCTGGTCTTGTCACTGACATAGTCAACACATGA